The Chloroflexota bacterium nucleotide sequence CAACCTTATCCCAGGATGACTGTCCAAAGCCTTTTGGAAGCTACAGCAGCCGAGTATCCTGATAAAGCTGCCTGTTTCTATCTAGGGTATGAGATGAGCTATAAAGATTTGAAGCAGGAGGCAGACAGATTCGCCACCGCGCTTGTTGGTTTGGGCATCAAGAAAGGCGGTAAAGTAGCCACCATCCTGCCCAATTGCCCGCAGTATCTCATCAGCGATTTCGGAATACTGAAAGCCGGGGCGGTGCATGTTCCATGCAGCGTGTTGCATAAAGAGGCTGATTTGATATACGAGATAGGTGATTCTGGGGCTGAGACAGTAATTTGTTCCGAGATGTCTCTGGAACTGGTTAATTCAATAAAGGACAAGACCAAAATCAAGAACATAATTCTAACCTCGCTTATGGATTATTCTTTGGAGAAGCCGGAATTAAAGAAGGTACCTAGCATATATCAATTTCGCGATTTAATAGCCAGCCACGAGCCAAAGCCTCCACAGGTTGAAATTGACCCGATAGATGACTTGGCAGTCCTCGTCTTTACAGGTGGAGCCACGGGATTGCCCAAAGGTGTAATGTTAACGCATTACACCCGGTCGGTGGCCATGACCCATATTGCTTGGTATATGGAGCCCATAAGGGTAGGGGTTAGAGGGAAAACGTCTATAATGATGCCGATCCCGCTTTTTCACCAGTACGGACATATGATGATGCACTTTGCCGTTTATTGGGGGCTAAAGATATATTTGATTCCAGACCCCAGAGATATTGACATGCTTTTTCAGATGCTGACAAAATATCGTCCTTTTTTGTGTGCCTGTGTACCTACTCAATACTCAAGGTTGGTTGCGAAGGGACTGGGAAGGATAACCACAATGTTTATGTCTGGTGCGGCAGCCTTGGCTCCGGAAATTGCTCACAAATTCAAGCAGCAAACTGGTATGCCGATAACGGAGGCTTATGGGCTGACGGAGACGGGTGGGGGCACACATATTAACCTCTCGTCCTTTTCGAAACTCACCGGCTTCATGTCTGCTGAAAAGCTTGGTTCTATAGGGGTGCCAATGCCGGATACAGAAGTCAAGATAGTAGACCTGGAGACAAACGAGGAGGCTGCTCCAGCTAAGGAGGGAGAGCTATGGGTGCGCGGGCCACAGATTATGAAGGGTTACTGGCCTGAACCGGGCAAAGGTTTGACTGATGGCTGGTTGCCTACCGGCGACGTGGTGAGAATGGACGAAGATGGCTATTTCTACATTACTGACCGCATTAAAGATATGGCCAATGTTTCCGGACTAAAGGTCTATACCAGGCTGGTTGATGATGTACTTTATGGGCACCCTGGGGTCGCTGA carries:
- a CDS encoding long-chain fatty acid--CoA ligase — translated: MIVSVADKPWFKSYKLGPYKLPQTKQPYPRMTVQSLLEATAAEYPDKAACFYLGYEMSYKDLKQEADRFATALVGLGIKKGGKVATILPNCPQYLISDFGILKAGAVHVPCSVLHKEADLIYEIGDSGAETVICSEMSLELVNSIKDKTKIKNIILTSLMDYSLEKPELKKVPSIYQFRDLIASHEPKPPQVEIDPIDDLAVLVFTGGATGLPKGVMLTHYTRSVAMTHIAWYMEPIRVGVRGKTSIMMPIPLFHQYGHMMMHFAVYWGLKIYLIPDPRDIDMLFQMLTKYRPFLCACVPTQYSRLVAKGLGRITTMFMSGAAALAPEIAHKFKQQTGMPITEAYGLTETGGGTHINLSSFSKLTGFMSAEKLGSIGVPMPDTEVKIVDLETNEEAAPAKEGELWVRGPQIMKGYWPEPGKGLTDGWLPTGDVVRMDEDGYFYITDRIKDMANVSGLKVYTRLVDDVLYGHPGVADAVAIGIPDPERPGSDRIKAFVRLKPDYEGKVTAEDIIGHCKEKLPAYAVPKFVEFRKELPLTVTEKIFKRQLREEEVAKMKAKGELA